In Capsicum annuum cultivar UCD-10X-F1 chromosome 11, UCD10Xv1.1, whole genome shotgun sequence, one genomic interval encodes:
- the LOC107839910 gene encoding cyclin-dependent kinase G-2-like, whose translation MIWERFSELPRVKFNFEKNPHNNLRKKFQNTTSFMGLPVLSVAGLGMLNNLITYDPKKRITADAALNHEWFCEVPLPKSKEFMLTFPAQHAQDRCV comes from the exons ATGATTTGGGAAAGGTTCTCCGAGCTTCCTAGGGTGAAATTCAACTTTGAAAAGAACCC GcataataatttaagaaagaaatttcaAAATACGACATCCTTCATGGGGTTACCAGTCCTATCAGTGGCTGGCCTTGGCATGTTGAATAATCTTATAACTTATGATCCTAAGAAG AGAATAACTGCCGATGCTGCTTTAAACCATGAGTGGTTTTGTGAAGTTCCTCTCCCCAAGTCTAAAGAATTCATGCTTACTTTTCCTGCACAGCATGCACAAGATAG GTGTGTGTGA